One stretch of Chryseobacterium sp. LJ668 DNA includes these proteins:
- a CDS encoding uroporphyrinogen decarboxylase: protein MTPEIAIYIGYAASLFTILSFILKDLRKIRIVNLIGCICFVVYGIFSGMLWPVIIPNAIICFVQIYHLLTAKKK, encoded by the coding sequence ATGACTCCCGAGATTGCTATCTACATTGGCTATGCCGCATCACTTTTTACCATATTGAGTTTTATACTTAAAGATTTAAGAAAAATCAGAATTGTCAATTTGATTGGATGTATCTGTTTTGTCGTTTATGGAATTTTCAGCGGGATGCTCTGGCCGGTTATTATTCCAAACGCAATTATTTGCTTTGTACAGATTTATCATTTATTGACAGCTAAGAAAAAGTAA
- a CDS encoding ATP-dependent Clp protease ATP-binding subunit codes for MDYKFSQGLSQVFKQSKNEAKRLKSEFLNTEHLLLGIIKTENSAKEILQGLNADLTQIRRKIETLNTASLNPISEEVTNISFTKMADHSIKRAELECRQYKSNEINTVHLLLGILYKYEDPTSSILGAYDIDYEGVSREYQTMLKNSGQSAPQNSAYDDDDDREEFEQMRKPTGNLGSAKSKTPTLDNFGRDLTSLARDGKLDPVIGREKEIERVSQILSRRKKNNPLLIGEPGVGKSAIAEGLALRIQQKKVSRVLFGKRVITLDLASLVAGTKYRGQFEERMKAIMTELEKNRDVILFIDELHTIVGAGSSTGSLDASNMFKPALARGEIQCIGATTLDEYRQYIEKDGALERRFQKVMVEPTNIEETIQILNQIKDKYEEHHNVVYTDEAILACVNLTSRYITDRFLPDKAIDAMDEAGSRVYIKNMKVPTEIIDFEKKIEDIKELKQKAVKAQDYLEARKLKDEEERLQMELNSAQDQWDKDVKEKKETVSEESVAEVVSMMSGVPVTKVGKNELDKLAGMDSNLNGKVVGQEDAVKKVVKAIQRNRAGLKDPNRPIGTFIFLGTTGVGKTELAKVMARELFDSDEALIRIDMSEYMEKFAVSRLVGAPPGYVGYEEGGQLTEAVRRKPYAVVLLDEIEKAHPDVFNILLQILDEGHVTDSLGRKIDFRNTIIILTSNIGTRDIKDFGDGVGFGTNAKKSNSDSRTRSTIENALKKAFAPEFLNRIDDIVIFNSLERTDISKIIDIELGKLYSRLEKLGYKVDLTTEAKDFISEKGWDKDFGARPLKRAIQKYIEDLLAEMLVNKQLTEGETVTLDVNEAKDGLEGKTHKTKKSAEKSS; via the coding sequence ATGGATTATAAGTTTTCACAAGGTTTGAGCCAAGTGTTCAAACAAAGCAAAAATGAAGCTAAGCGGCTGAAGAGTGAATTTCTTAATACAGAACATCTACTTTTAGGTATTATAAAAACAGAAAACTCTGCAAAAGAAATCCTTCAGGGGCTGAATGCCGATTTAACACAGATCAGAAGAAAAATTGAAACTTTAAATACAGCAAGTCTTAATCCTATTTCTGAAGAGGTTACCAATATTTCTTTCACCAAAATGGCAGATCATTCCATTAAACGTGCGGAATTAGAATGCAGACAATATAAGAGCAACGAGATCAATACCGTTCACTTGCTTTTGGGCATTTTATACAAATATGAGGATCCAACTTCAAGTATTTTAGGAGCTTATGATATTGATTATGAAGGAGTTTCAAGAGAATATCAAACCATGCTAAAAAATTCCGGTCAATCTGCACCTCAAAACTCTGCGTATGACGATGACGATGACAGAGAAGAATTTGAGCAAATGAGAAAACCTACAGGAAATTTAGGTTCTGCAAAAAGTAAAACTCCGACTCTGGATAACTTTGGTAGAGACTTGACTTCATTGGCTAGAGACGGAAAATTAGACCCGGTTATCGGTCGTGAGAAAGAGATCGAGAGAGTTTCTCAAATCTTATCAAGAAGAAAGAAAAATAATCCGTTGTTGATTGGTGAGCCTGGAGTTGGTAAATCTGCCATAGCTGAAGGTTTGGCTTTAAGAATTCAACAGAAGAAAGTTTCAAGAGTTCTTTTTGGTAAAAGAGTTATCACTTTGGATTTGGCAAGTCTAGTTGCCGGAACAAAGTACCGTGGTCAGTTTGAGGAAAGAATGAAAGCGATTATGACGGAACTTGAAAAGAACCGTGACGTAATCTTATTCATCGATGAGTTGCACACAATTGTAGGAGCAGGAAGTTCTACCGGAAGTTTAGATGCATCCAATATGTTTAAACCGGCTTTGGCAAGAGGTGAAATTCAATGTATTGGTGCTACAACTCTTGATGAGTACCGTCAGTATATTGAGAAAGATGGTGCTTTGGAAAGAAGATTCCAAAAAGTAATGGTAGAGCCTACCAATATTGAGGAAACGATTCAGATTTTGAATCAGATTAAAGATAAGTATGAAGAGCATCACAATGTAGTATACACAGATGAAGCAATTCTGGCTTGTGTCAATTTGACATCAAGATACATTACCGACCGATTCTTACCGGACAAAGCGATTGATGCGATGGACGAAGCAGGATCTCGTGTTTATATTAAAAACATGAAAGTTCCTACCGAAATTATTGATTTTGAAAAGAAAATCGAAGATATCAAAGAACTGAAACAAAAAGCCGTAAAAGCTCAGGATTATCTGGAAGCAAGAAAGCTGAAAGATGAAGAAGAGCGTTTGCAGATGGAGTTGAATTCTGCTCAGGATCAGTGGGATAAAGATGTCAAAGAGAAAAAAGAAACCGTTTCTGAAGAAAGTGTTGCAGAAGTAGTATCAATGATGAGCGGAGTTCCGGTAACGAAAGTAGGTAAAAATGAGTTGGATAAATTGGCCGGAATGGACAGTAATCTTAACGGAAAAGTGGTCGGTCAGGAAGACGCTGTGAAAAAGGTAGTGAAAGCAATCCAAAGAAACAGAGCGGGATTGAAAGATCCAAATCGTCCTATTGGAACATTTATTTTCTTAGGAACAACGGGTGTTGGTAAGACTGAGCTTGCAAAAGTCATGGCGAGAGAACTCTTCGATTCTGACGAAGCTCTGATTAGAATTGACATGAGTGAGTATATGGAGAAATTCGCAGTTTCAAGATTAGTTGGTGCGCCTCCGGGATACGTCGGATACGAAGAAGGTGGACAGTTAACTGAAGCGGTAAGAAGAAAACCTTATGCAGTAGTTCTTTTGGATGAGATAGAAAAGGCACATCCTGATGTATTCAACATCTTGTTACAAATCTTAGATGAAGGTCACGTTACGGATAGTTTAGGAAGAAAAATTGACTTTAGAAATACAATTATCATCCTTACTTCAAACATCGGAACCAGAGATATCAAAGACTTCGGTGATGGCGTAGGATTTGGAACAAATGCTAAAAAATCGAACTCAGATTCAAGGACTAGAAGTACGATAGAAAATGCCCTTAAAAAAGCATTTGCTCCGGAATTCTTAAATAGAATTGATGATATCGTGATTTTCAACTCTCTTGAGAGAACAGATATTTCTAAAATTATCGATATCGAATTAGGTAAACTGTATTCAAGACTTGAAAAATTAGGGTATAAAGTTGATTTAACCACTGAAGCCAAAGATTTCATTTCAGAAAAAGGTTGGGATAAAGATTTTGGTGCAAGACCATTGAAGCGAGCCATTCAGAAATACATTGAAGATTTATTGGCTGAAATGCTGGTCAACAAGCAATTAACTGAAGGCGAAACGGTCACTTTAGATGTCAATGAAGCTAAAGACGGACTGGAAGGAAAAACTCACAAGACTAAAAAGTCTGCAGAGAAATCTTCTTAA
- a CDS encoding glycosyltransferase family 9 protein, with amino-acid sequence MRILAYRFSAFGDVAMTAPVFREFLEQNPNVEIVMVSRKNFESLFADIPNVIFKGIDFDDYKGFLGIRRLAKELLKDLKPDYVADLHDVIRSKILDKIYVRKGLKVFKINKGKEEKEELTDVWNLDKKKLKLTVERYADVFREMGFKVELSHQLRPICNQKSGVGFAPFAQHKGKMLPLEKSFELVKILAEKHTIYFFGGGKNETETLENWEKQIPNTKSLAGKLTLSEELDKISQLEVMISMDSANMHLASIVGTRCVSIWGSTHPYAGFLGFGQSEKDVVQINDLTCRPCSVFGDKECYRGDWACLGEISVQQIINKI; translated from the coding sequence ATCAGAATTTTAGCATATCGTTTTTCCGCTTTCGGTGATGTCGCCATGACGGCACCTGTATTCCGTGAGTTTTTGGAACAAAATCCCAATGTTGAAATTGTAATGGTTTCCAGAAAGAATTTTGAGAGCTTATTTGCTGATATTCCGAATGTTATATTTAAAGGAATTGATTTTGATGATTATAAAGGTTTCTTAGGAATCCGCAGGTTGGCAAAAGAACTTCTGAAAGACCTTAAGCCTGATTATGTTGCTGATCTTCACGATGTTATCCGTTCAAAAATTTTGGATAAAATTTATGTACGAAAAGGATTAAAGGTTTTTAAAATCAACAAAGGCAAAGAGGAAAAAGAAGAGCTTACCGATGTCTGGAATTTAGATAAAAAAAAACTCAAGCTTACGGTCGAAAGGTATGCCGATGTTTTTCGTGAAATGGGTTTTAAAGTTGAACTTTCCCACCAATTAAGACCAATCTGCAATCAAAAATCCGGAGTTGGTTTTGCACCATTTGCCCAGCATAAGGGAAAAATGCTTCCTTTGGAAAAATCTTTCGAACTGGTAAAAATATTAGCCGAAAAACATACTATTTACTTTTTCGGAGGTGGAAAAAATGAAACTGAAACACTTGAAAATTGGGAAAAACAAATTCCAAATACCAAAAGTTTGGCAGGAAAACTCACTCTTTCAGAAGAATTAGACAAAATTTCTCAGCTTGAAGTAATGATTTCTATGGATTCTGCGAATATGCATCTGGCAAGCATTGTAGGCACACGTTGTGTTTCTATTTGGGGTTCCACTCATCCATACGCAGGATTTCTCGGTTTTGGTCAAAGTGAGAAAGACGTTGTACAAATTAATGATCTTACCTGCAGACCTTGTTCAGTTTTTGGAGATAAAGAATGTTATCGTGGTGACTGGGCTTGTTTGGGAGAAATCAGCGTGCAGCAAATCATTAATAAAATATAA
- a CDS encoding SufE family protein translates to MTIKENQQELIDEFAFLEDWEQKYEYIIDLGKELKGLPEERKIDDNLIKGCQSKVWIDAEFKDGKLFFNADSDGILPKGIVSLLVSIYSGHSTQEILDSDFDFISKIGLQEFLSPSRANGLMAMTKQIKFYAVAYQLKS, encoded by the coding sequence ATGACCATTAAAGAAAATCAGCAGGAGCTTATTGATGAATTTGCGTTTCTTGAAGACTGGGAGCAGAAATATGAGTATATCATAGATTTGGGTAAAGAATTGAAAGGCCTTCCTGAAGAGCGTAAGATAGATGACAATCTCATCAAAGGTTGTCAGAGTAAGGTATGGATTGATGCTGAATTTAAAGATGGAAAACTTTTTTTCAACGCAGATTCTGACGGAATTCTTCCAAAAGGGATCGTTTCTTTGTTGGTAAGCATCTACAGTGGCCATTCTACGCAGGAAATTCTCGATTCGGATTTTGATTTTATTTCTAAAATCGGGTTGCAGGAATTTTTATCTCCATCCCGCGCCAACGGTCTTATGGCAATGACTAAACAAATTAAATTCTATGCGGTCGCATACCAACTGAAATCTTAG
- a CDS encoding glycosyltransferase, with product MVRKKILTSAFSNLYTDQRIEKVCQTLHENGYEVELIGNNWGGEEQMQRPYQFVRIRMVSKTLKTAYFEFNWKLYQELKKKADKNTILHANDLDALLPNYLLSKKLNIPLVFDSHEIFSEMPAVQGKMSQKLWRYLQNKIVPHLKFMITASGSYAKWFQNKYGVKPVVVQNAPRKINFSFEIPNNNPKILLYQGAINPFRGIDKAVLAMHHVENVIFKIAGDGPKKKEYQDLVLKESLQNKVVFLGKLLPEDLRKITLTADVGMSIEENGGESYEFSLPNKVLDCIQARVPLILSPLPEMINIKKQFNVGEIIENHQPENIASSINLILNKGRKNYQPELQKASNILCWENEEVKLLGVFEKASTRF from the coding sequence ATGGTAAGAAAAAAAATTTTGACTTCCGCTTTCAGTAACCTTTACACGGACCAGAGAATTGAAAAAGTTTGCCAAACCCTGCATGAAAATGGCTATGAGGTTGAATTAATCGGCAATAATTGGGGAGGTGAAGAGCAAATGCAACGTCCTTATCAATTTGTAAGAATAAGAATGGTCTCCAAAACTTTAAAAACGGCTTACTTTGAATTTAATTGGAAGTTATACCAAGAACTGAAGAAAAAAGCTGACAAAAACACCATACTTCATGCGAATGACCTGGATGCGTTGCTGCCAAATTATCTTTTATCTAAAAAATTAAATATTCCTTTGGTATTCGACAGTCACGAAATTTTCTCAGAAATGCCCGCAGTTCAAGGGAAAATGTCTCAGAAATTATGGCGTTATCTGCAAAATAAAATTGTTCCGCATCTGAAATTTATGATTACCGCAAGCGGAAGCTATGCAAAATGGTTTCAGAATAAATATGGAGTCAAACCTGTTGTCGTTCAAAATGCTCCTAGAAAGATTAATTTTTCATTTGAAATTCCGAACAACAATCCGAAAATACTTTTATATCAAGGTGCAATCAACCCTTTTAGAGGAATTGATAAGGCCGTTTTGGCAATGCATCACGTTGAAAATGTTATTTTTAAAATTGCAGGAGACGGACCAAAGAAGAAGGAATATCAAGATTTGGTTTTAAAAGAAAGCCTTCAGAATAAAGTGGTGTTTTTAGGAAAATTGCTTCCGGAAGATTTAAGAAAAATCACTTTAACCGCTGATGTTGGAATGAGCATCGAGGAAAATGGCGGTGAAAGTTATGAATTTTCACTTCCAAATAAGGTTTTAGATTGTATTCAGGCACGAGTTCCATTAATTTTATCACCGCTTCCTGAAATGATTAATATCAAAAAACAATTTAATGTAGGCGAGATTATCGAAAATCATCAACCTGAAAACATTGCCTCCTCAATTAATTTAATTCTGAATAAAGGAAGAAAAAATTATCAGCCTGAATTGCAGAAAGCTTCAAATATTCTTTGCTGGGAAAACGAAGAAGTAAAATTGTTGGGGGTTTTTGAAAAAGCATCAACTCGATTTTAA